One Streptomyces hundungensis DNA segment encodes these proteins:
- a CDS encoding SDR family NAD(P)-dependent oxidoreductase yields the protein MSLHGKSMVVTGAGTGIGRAVARALLAAGASVTLVGRRAGPLGEAADTEGGERALVHPADIGDASGARAAVEAAVERFGAVDGLVNNAGLARFAPIERADLADLTAMLDVNLLGPVRLIRAALPQLREREGAVVNVSSVGGALAMPGRALYGATKAALNSLTRSLARELAPHVRVNAVLPGPVDTPMYGDLGLDAQGTDDLIAGLVEATPLGRFGRPEEIAGWVCNLLDPETSGWVTGALVAIDGGRSA from the coding sequence ATGAGCCTGCACGGAAAGAGCATGGTGGTCACCGGCGCCGGCACCGGCATCGGACGGGCCGTCGCCCGCGCCCTCCTGGCCGCCGGAGCGTCGGTGACGCTGGTGGGGCGCAGGGCGGGACCGCTCGGCGAGGCGGCGGACACCGAGGGCGGCGAGCGGGCTCTGGTGCACCCCGCCGACATCGGCGACGCGTCGGGGGCGCGGGCCGCGGTCGAGGCCGCCGTGGAGCGGTTCGGCGCGGTGGACGGGCTGGTCAACAACGCGGGCCTGGCCCGGTTCGCGCCGATCGAGAGGGCGGACCTCGCCGATCTGACGGCCATGCTCGACGTCAACCTCCTGGGCCCCGTCCGTCTCATCCGCGCGGCGCTGCCCCAGCTGCGCGAGCGGGAGGGCGCCGTCGTCAACGTCTCCTCGGTGGGCGGGGCGCTCGCGATGCCGGGCCGCGCCCTGTACGGGGCGACGAAGGCGGCGCTCAACAGTCTGACCCGCTCCCTCGCGCGCGAACTCGCCCCGCACGTACGGGTCAACGCGGTGCTGCCCGGCCCGGTGGACACCCCGATGTACGGGGACCTGGGCCTGGACGCGCAGGGCACCGACGACCTGATCGCGGGCCTGGTCGAGGCCACCCCACTGGGCCGCTTCGGCCGGCCCGAGGAGATCGCGGGCTGGGTGTGCAATCTGCTGGACCCGGAAACCTCGGGCTGGGTCACCGGTGCGCTGGTCGCCATCGACGGGGGACGTAGCGCGTGA
- a CDS encoding O-methyltransferase translates to MIVRPKVDAYAEAYSTGEPPWLTALAEETRKVCAVPQMMVGPMEGRFLAMLVYMLRPRRVLEIGTFTGYSALSMAAQLPPDAHLVTCEIDPVHAEIARRHIAASPWADRVEVREGPALSQLASIEGPLDFVFLDADKTGYSAYYDGVLPLLAERGVIAADNVLQFGGVANPLDQNEDTVALRAFNEKVRDDPRVEQVVLTVREGITLIRRV, encoded by the coding sequence ATGATCGTCCGACCCAAGGTCGACGCGTACGCCGAGGCGTACTCGACCGGCGAACCCCCCTGGCTGACCGCGCTCGCCGAGGAGACCCGGAAGGTCTGCGCCGTGCCGCAGATGATGGTCGGGCCGATGGAGGGCCGCTTCCTGGCGATGCTGGTGTACATGCTGCGCCCGCGCCGGGTCCTGGAGATCGGCACGTTCACCGGCTATTCGGCCCTGTCGATGGCGGCCCAACTCCCGCCGGACGCACACCTGGTGACCTGTGAGATCGATCCCGTGCACGCCGAGATCGCCCGCCGGCACATCGCCGCGTCCCCCTGGGCGGACCGGGTGGAGGTGCGCGAAGGCCCGGCGCTGTCCCAACTCGCCTCCATCGAGGGGCCGTTGGACTTCGTCTTCCTCGACGCCGACAAGACCGGCTACAGCGCCTACTACGACGGGGTGCTGCCGCTGCTCGCGGAGCGGGGGGTGATCGCGGCGGACAACGTGCTCCAGTTCGGCGGGGTGGCCAACCCGCTCGACCAGAACGAGGACACCGTCGCGCTGCGCGCCTTCAACGAGAAGGTCCGCGACGACCCGAGGGTCGAACAGGTCGTCCTCACCGTCCGGGAAGGCATCACGCTCATCCGGCGCGTGTAG
- a CDS encoding thioesterase II family protein, with the protein MNRPPHADTPYRTWFRCYWPRPGARRRLVLFPHGGGSASFYRPLAKRMPPWVEPLIVQYPGREDRLEDPHIDDMDRLVARVTEALLPAFDREVLFFGHSMGAAVAHETAARLEARHGVGPSLLGVSGRPAPRFHKPGDKHLDDAALWYELSRLGATPPALLGNAQVRKVVLPTLRADYRLVERYRPRPDTRVSCAVAACLGDKDPEVTEEEARAWAEVSGGPFAFRLFEGDHFYLRGQEEALAAWLLTTADRESP; encoded by the coding sequence GTGAACAGGCCGCCGCACGCGGACACCCCCTACCGCACCTGGTTCCGCTGCTACTGGCCCCGGCCGGGAGCACGCCGACGCCTCGTGCTCTTTCCGCACGGCGGCGGCTCCGCCAGCTTCTACCGGCCGCTCGCCAAACGCATGCCGCCGTGGGTGGAGCCGCTGATCGTCCAGTACCCCGGGCGCGAGGACCGGCTCGAAGATCCGCACATCGACGACATGGACCGTCTGGTGGCGCGCGTCACCGAGGCGCTGCTGCCCGCCTTCGACCGCGAGGTGTTGTTCTTCGGCCACAGCATGGGCGCGGCCGTCGCGCACGAGACGGCGGCCCGCCTGGAGGCCCGCCACGGCGTGGGCCCTTCGCTGCTCGGCGTCTCCGGCCGTCCGGCGCCCCGCTTCCACAAGCCCGGCGACAAGCACCTCGACGACGCGGCGCTGTGGTACGAACTGTCGCGGCTCGGCGCGACCCCGCCCGCGCTCCTGGGCAACGCCCAGGTCCGCAAGGTCGTGCTGCCGACCCTGCGCGCCGACTACCGGCTCGTCGAGCGGTACCGTCCGCGGCCCGACACCCGGGTGAGCTGCGCCGTCGCCGCCTGCCTGGGCGACAAGGACCCCGAGGTCACCGAGGAGGAGGCGCGGGCCTGGGCCGAGGTGAGCGGCGGCCCCTTCGCCTTCCGCCTCTTCGAGGGGGACCACTTCTACCTCCGCGGCCAGGAAGAGGCCCTCGCCGCCTGGCTGTTGACCACCGCCGACAGGGAGAGCCCATGA
- a CDS encoding Gfo/Idh/MocA family oxidoreductase has protein sequence MTGTGRRPRLVVCGTKFGRIYLAGAARADSPYEPAGVLARGSERSRRVAEHYGVPLYTEVDAVPKDVEACAVVVGAGINGGPGARIARELMARGHHVLQEHPLHKDELAECLRAARAHQVVYRVNTHYPHVEPVRRFIATARRLLARQRALHIDAVCSFQVLYTTFDILGRALGAVRPYILGTLSQLPLGAAQLTDSPAVYRSLDGVIGGVPLTLRLQNDMDPGDPDNHIHLFHRITLHTEGGHLTLANTHGPLLWSPRPHMPQDIRTTVGLAESAAPHFAFPSTAPLGPAAAPDHRGILGELWPQAAARALGALRAAVAAREDPAGDGQYHLALCRLTAEATDRFGPVRLHRGSPPEVLSAASIDAGPGEPWSRP, from the coding sequence GTGACCGGAACCGGGCGGCGGCCCCGGCTGGTGGTGTGCGGGACCAAGTTCGGCCGGATCTATCTGGCGGGCGCCGCCCGCGCCGACTCGCCCTACGAGCCGGCGGGGGTGCTCGCCCGGGGAAGCGAGCGCTCGCGGCGGGTCGCGGAGCACTACGGGGTGCCGCTCTACACCGAGGTGGACGCCGTCCCCAAGGACGTGGAGGCGTGCGCCGTGGTGGTCGGCGCCGGGATCAACGGCGGCCCCGGCGCCCGCATCGCCCGGGAACTGATGGCGCGCGGTCACCATGTACTCCAGGAACACCCCCTGCACAAGGATGAGTTGGCCGAGTGTCTGCGGGCCGCCCGCGCCCACCAGGTGGTCTACCGGGTGAACACCCACTACCCGCACGTGGAACCGGTGCGCCGGTTCATCGCCACCGCGCGGCGGCTGCTGGCCCGCCAGCGGGCCCTGCACATCGACGCCGTCTGCTCCTTCCAGGTGCTGTACACCACCTTCGACATCCTCGGCCGCGCCCTGGGCGCGGTCCGCCCGTACATATTGGGCACCCTTTCCCAACTACCGTTGGGCGCAGCGCAGTTGACGGACTCGCCTGCGGTGTACCGGAGCCTGGACGGGGTGATCGGCGGTGTGCCGCTCACGCTGCGGCTCCAGAACGACATGGATCCGGGCGACCCCGACAACCACATCCATCTCTTCCACCGGATCACCCTGCACACCGAGGGCGGCCACCTCACGCTCGCCAACACCCACGGCCCGCTGCTGTGGAGCCCCCGGCCGCACATGCCGCAGGACATCCGCACCACCGTCGGGCTCGCCGAGTCGGCGGCGCCCCATTTCGCCTTCCCCAGCACGGCGCCCCTCGGCCCCGCGGCCGCGCCGGACCACCGGGGCATCCTGGGCGAGCTGTGGCCGCAGGCCGCCGCACGGGCGCTCGGGGCGCTGCGGGCGGCCGTCGCGGCGCGCGAGGACCCCGCCGGGGACGGCCAGTACCACCTGGCCCTGTGCCGGCTCACCGCCGAGGCCACCGACCGGTTCGGGCCCGTGCGGCTGCACCGGGGCAGCCCGCCCGAGGTGCTGTCCGCCGCCTCGATCGACGCGGGGCCCGGCGAACCGTGGAGCCGCCCGTGA
- a CDS encoding saccharopine dehydrogenase NADP-binding domain-containing protein, with protein sequence MNAPIIAVLGGYGAVGRVVARELASVHPSAVLRIGGRDAERAAELAAELTATGRPGPVESARADTADAASLDAFCRGSRIVVNCAGPSYLVLDTVARVALAAGADYVDAGGDEPVHRALSERHLAADGRTALLTAGMMPGLTGLLPRWLATQELSEPSRLTAYAGTMDRLTPAGAADYLLSLGGGYGEAQSAWRDGARVLRALTPLADARLPFFPGTVSAYPYLSYEIERLARDLGLSTVDWYNVFDGGSHMLKTLSRLQGAMAGQSDLTPAARELIDAAALDLFGRAPYQLFALELTGRHEGVPATRSLVLRAGDTYRLTGLVAALAASALLEGAVAPGVHYAAEALDPSLVVERVAKLDEVSLLATYRVPLAEAGDTEEGEL encoded by the coding sequence GTGAACGCTCCGATCATCGCGGTCCTCGGCGGCTATGGCGCGGTCGGCCGCGTGGTGGCCCGGGAACTGGCCTCGGTCCACCCCTCGGCGGTGCTGCGCATCGGCGGCCGCGACGCCGAGCGCGCCGCGGAGCTGGCGGCAGAGCTCACGGCGACCGGCCGCCCGGGGCCGGTGGAGTCCGCCCGGGCGGACACGGCCGACGCGGCCTCGCTCGACGCGTTCTGCCGGGGCAGCCGGATCGTCGTCAACTGCGCGGGCCCCTCGTACCTCGTCCTGGACACGGTGGCCCGCGTCGCGCTCGCGGCGGGCGCCGACTATGTGGACGCCGGCGGCGACGAACCCGTCCACCGGGCCCTGTCCGAGCGGCACCTCGCCGCCGACGGCCGCACCGCGCTCCTCACGGCGGGCATGATGCCGGGCCTCACCGGACTGCTGCCCCGCTGGCTCGCCACCCAGGAGCTGAGCGAGCCGAGCCGGCTCACCGCGTACGCGGGCACCATGGACCGCCTCACCCCGGCGGGCGCGGCCGACTATCTGCTCAGCCTCGGCGGCGGCTACGGGGAGGCGCAGTCGGCGTGGCGGGACGGGGCGCGGGTGTTGCGCGCGCTCACCCCGCTGGCCGATGCCCGGCTCCCGTTCTTCCCCGGGACCGTCAGCGCCTATCCCTATCTGAGTTACGAGATCGAGCGGCTGGCCCGGGACCTGGGGCTGTCCACGGTGGACTGGTACAACGTGTTCGACGGCGGCTCCCACATGCTCAAGACGCTCAGCAGGCTCCAGGGCGCCATGGCCGGCCAGAGCGATCTGACCCCGGCCGCCCGTGAACTGATCGACGCGGCGGCCCTCGACCTGTTCGGCCGCGCCCCGTACCAGCTGTTCGCGCTGGAGCTGACGGGTCGTCACGAAGGGGTCCCGGCCACCCGCAGCCTGGTCCTGCGGGCGGGCGACACCTATCGGCTCACCGGTCTCGTCGCGGCCCTGGCGGCGAGCGCCCTGCTGGAGGGGGCGGTGGCGCCCGGTGTGCACTACGCGGCCGAGGCGCTCGACCCGTCCCTGGTGGTGGAGCGGGTGGCCAAGCTGGACGAGGTGTCCCTCCTCGCGACCTACCGGGTCCCGCTCGCCGAAGCCGGTGACACCGAGGAGGGCGAGCTGTGA
- a CDS encoding non-ribosomal peptide synthetase, translating to MNIAGLLAELEAAGVELWEESGRLRFRAPQGALTEERRETLRAHKEQVLEQLREERTRTTVVHHPEDRHTPFPLTDVQTAYLLGRKDLFAYGGVACHAYGELRFTTLDPARMEQAWQRLVERHDMLRAVVDEEGSQRVLAAVAPYRIEVTDVRSATPARAAEALAEQRAALDHQIRPAGAWPLFALRATLFADHALLHVSLDFLIADYVSINLLLDELRTLYADPAAALPELPVTFRDYLLAERGLRASSRYERDRAYWLDRVEDLPPAPAFPMRDGPAAEGPARFTRHRMTLSRPRWQALRDTAAARGLTPSGAVLAAYAEVIGRWSNRRRFTLDLTLLNRLPLHPQVGSLVGDFTSVELLEVDRSSGATFAERGTRLLGRLFEDLDHRLFTGVEVMREIARRRGQDAALMPVVFTSAIGLGDAASAPADDSEGRLVHGISQTPQVWIDCQVMEDRDGLSLNWDVREGVLADGVVDAMFASFRALVERMACDSAVWDEAAPTELPAEQVARRAAANATEAPLPEALLHEGVFAAAARAPESPAVICGDTVLTHGELAARAHAVARALTETGHGPGDLVAVVMDKSWEQVAAVLGILLAGAVYVPIDTHQPEARRERMLRDAKIGCALVRSERTALPEGVTALDVGALAAVPTAPVVRLRDPDDLAYVIYTSGSTGSPKGVMISHRGAVNTIEDINRRFSVGSGDRVLALANLGFDLSVYDVFGVLAAGGALVLPDPDRRADPSHWADLAARHGVTLWNSVPAQLHMVNEYLTTDPMPLPSLRLALLSGDWIPVSLPDSIRAKVPGLAVVSLGGATEASIWSILHPIDEVTPGLPSIPYGRPLTNQRFHVLDEEMEPCPDLVAGELYIAGAGLALGYLGDEDRTAERFLTHPRTGERLYRTGDLGRYLPDGEIEFLGRDDRQVKIRGHRIETAEVEAAVRSHPAVADCVVLVDGERPWERRLMAFAETARTPAGGAALDGALVEAVTADGEEVRAGVDAEQVVGFARRLDEAALLAMMDVLQSSGLFATDRERHALDTILGSAGVAPKHHRLVRRWLAALEREGYVERSPEDGHYLALRRAEPGAVDEAWLRVDEALPTAQDGSELLNYFRTATAHLPQLLRDEQDPVQLLFPEGRLEIQEAAYTEGFLNSYLNRVATSVVQRIAQEHAPRGTLRLLEVGAGVGGVSVEAVPRLAGGDCSYLFTDVSQFFLNKAAERFADFPWVTYQLFDMNEEYRPQGIEPNSLDVILCGNVMHYSRDASVVLDRMREMLAPGGWLIFIETTRDNYQILTSMEFLFDATAGDFEDVRKGADQTFVTRDQWLELIEGAGGETVVCLPGTDDPLSTIGMHVFAVRFKRDRVPTNAADVLGHVAERLPEEMVPAHLQLVDALPLTDNGKTDRRALASWLLPRGAVEQRAAGGGLVPMSDLEQRVRAAWCTVLGTTAVGREETFYEAGGDSLLAAQVVGVLREEVAEAKHTFFDELLREVLGGASVARLAALLSTGGIEGEQMAAQESATPPPGAFLGGGDDAWVWATCAEGFGTAERYAALCAPLEDAGPLLDLSANHPLTDYAGTAPDVLIERVAHDRARTLRATGHSRFRLVGAHVGGVLAAETARLLAEGGAEVDLTVISSYPLPAVVEDDAFAEYLFALGAGLDPMALGLPDDALAGPALAHLLATTPGRVPQGAPAQLGGAHREFTDAFARYAARPEQERTELLAAALATDPATLGPRITAGRALADAAATHHPEPYTGDLTLVAHTEEIALWPTLRADMTAWWSAGCLGEVRRLDAPGTHFSCLAPGRAARIAALLAEARTDKENQA from the coding sequence ATGAACATCGCCGGGCTCTTGGCCGAACTGGAGGCCGCCGGGGTCGAGTTGTGGGAGGAGTCGGGCCGGCTGCGCTTCCGTGCCCCGCAGGGCGCGCTGACCGAGGAACGCCGCGAGACGCTGCGCGCCCACAAGGAGCAGGTGCTCGAGCAGCTGCGTGAGGAGCGCACGCGCACCACGGTCGTGCACCACCCCGAGGACCGCCACACCCCGTTCCCGCTCACCGATGTGCAGACGGCCTATCTGCTGGGCCGCAAGGACCTGTTCGCCTACGGCGGCGTCGCCTGCCACGCCTACGGGGAGCTCCGCTTCACCACGCTGGACCCGGCCCGGATGGAGCAGGCCTGGCAGCGCCTGGTCGAGCGGCACGACATGCTGCGGGCCGTCGTCGACGAGGAGGGCTCCCAGCGGGTGCTGGCCGCGGTCGCCCCGTACCGCATCGAGGTGACCGACGTCCGCTCCGCCACCCCGGCGCGGGCCGCCGAGGCGCTGGCCGAGCAGCGGGCCGCCCTGGACCACCAGATCAGGCCGGCGGGAGCGTGGCCGCTCTTCGCCCTGCGAGCCACCCTCTTCGCCGACCACGCCCTGCTGCACGTCTCCCTCGACTTCCTGATCGCCGACTACGTGTCGATCAATCTGCTCCTCGACGAACTGCGCACCCTGTACGCGGATCCGGCCGCCGCCCTGCCCGAGCTGCCGGTCACCTTCCGGGACTATCTGCTGGCCGAGCGCGGACTGCGCGCGAGCAGCCGCTACGAGCGCGACCGCGCCTACTGGCTGGACCGCGTGGAGGACCTGCCGCCCGCGCCGGCGTTCCCGATGCGCGACGGCCCGGCCGCCGAGGGCCCGGCCCGCTTCACGCGCCATCGCATGACGCTGTCCCGGCCCCGCTGGCAGGCGCTGCGCGACACGGCCGCCGCCCGCGGCCTGACGCCCTCGGGCGCGGTGCTCGCCGCGTACGCCGAGGTCATCGGCCGGTGGTCGAACCGGCGGCGCTTCACGCTCGACCTCACCCTCCTCAACCGGCTGCCGCTGCACCCCCAAGTCGGGTCGCTGGTGGGCGACTTCACCTCCGTCGAGCTCCTGGAGGTCGATCGCTCCTCGGGCGCCACCTTCGCCGAGCGGGGCACGCGACTACTGGGTCGGCTCTTCGAGGACCTCGACCACCGGCTGTTCACCGGTGTCGAGGTGATGCGTGAGATCGCCCGCAGGCGCGGGCAGGACGCCGCCCTGATGCCCGTCGTCTTCACCAGTGCGATCGGGCTGGGGGACGCCGCGTCCGCCCCGGCCGACGACAGTGAGGGCCGTCTGGTGCACGGCATCAGCCAGACCCCCCAGGTGTGGATCGACTGCCAGGTGATGGAGGACCGCGACGGGCTCTCGCTCAACTGGGACGTGCGCGAGGGCGTGCTCGCCGACGGCGTGGTGGACGCCATGTTCGCCTCCTTCCGCGCCCTGGTGGAGCGCATGGCGTGCGACTCCGCCGTGTGGGACGAAGCGGCGCCGACCGAGCTGCCCGCCGAGCAGGTGGCGCGGCGCGCCGCGGCCAACGCGACCGAAGCCCCGCTGCCCGAAGCCCTGCTGCACGAGGGCGTCTTCGCGGCCGCCGCCCGGGCGCCCGAGAGCCCCGCCGTGATCTGCGGGGACACCGTGCTCACCCATGGCGAGCTCGCCGCCCGTGCCCACGCCGTGGCCCGCGCCCTCACGGAGACGGGCCACGGCCCCGGCGATCTGGTCGCCGTGGTGATGGACAAGAGCTGGGAGCAGGTGGCGGCCGTCCTCGGCATCCTGCTCGCCGGGGCCGTCTACGTTCCGATCGACACCCATCAGCCCGAGGCGCGCCGCGAGCGGATGCTGCGGGACGCCAAGATCGGCTGCGCCCTGGTGCGTTCGGAGCGCACCGCGCTGCCCGAGGGCGTCACCGCCCTCGATGTGGGGGCACTTGCTGCCGTGCCGACGGCCCCGGTGGTGCGGCTGCGCGACCCGGACGATCTCGCGTACGTCATCTACACCTCGGGGTCGACCGGCAGCCCCAAGGGCGTCATGATCAGCCATCGCGGCGCGGTGAACACGATCGAGGACATCAACCGGCGGTTCTCCGTCGGCTCGGGCGACCGGGTCCTGGCCCTGGCCAACCTCGGGTTCGACCTGTCGGTCTACGACGTGTTCGGGGTCCTGGCCGCGGGCGGCGCTCTCGTCCTGCCCGACCCCGACCGGCGCGCCGACCCCTCGCACTGGGCCGATCTCGCCGCCCGGCACGGGGTCACGCTGTGGAACTCCGTACCGGCGCAGCTGCACATGGTCAACGAGTACCTCACCACCGATCCGATGCCGCTGCCCTCGCTGCGGCTGGCCCTGCTCTCCGGCGACTGGATACCGGTGTCGCTGCCCGACTCCATCCGCGCCAAGGTGCCGGGTCTTGCCGTGGTGTCGCTTGGCGGGGCCACGGAGGCGTCGATCTGGTCGATCCTGCACCCCATCGACGAGGTGACGCCCGGGCTGCCCTCGATCCCGTACGGGCGGCCGCTCACCAACCAGCGCTTCCACGTCCTGGACGAGGAGATGGAGCCCTGCCCGGACCTGGTGGCGGGCGAGCTGTACATCGCGGGGGCCGGGCTCGCGCTCGGCTACCTCGGCGACGAGGACAGGACCGCCGAACGCTTCCTCACCCATCCGCGCACCGGGGAGCGCCTCTACCGCACCGGCGACCTGGGCCGTTATCTGCCCGACGGGGAGATCGAGTTCCTCGGCCGGGACGACCGCCAGGTCAAGATCCGGGGCCATCGCATCGAGACGGCGGAGGTCGAGGCGGCCGTGCGCAGCCACCCGGCCGTCGCCGACTGCGTGGTGCTCGTCGACGGCGAACGGCCGTGGGAGCGGCGCCTGATGGCGTTCGCCGAGACCGCCCGCACCCCGGCCGGCGGCGCCGCACTGGACGGCGCGCTCGTCGAGGCGGTGACCGCCGACGGCGAGGAGGTCAGGGCCGGGGTCGACGCCGAGCAGGTCGTCGGCTTCGCCCGGCGTCTCGACGAGGCGGCGCTGCTCGCGATGATGGACGTGCTCCAGAGCAGCGGCCTGTTCGCCACGGACCGGGAACGGCACGCGCTCGACACGATCCTCGGCTCCGCGGGTGTCGCACCCAAACACCACCGGCTGGTGCGCCGCTGGCTCGCCGCCCTGGAGCGCGAGGGCTATGTGGAGCGCTCGCCCGAGGACGGGCACTACCTCGCGCTGCGCCGGGCCGAGCCCGGCGCGGTCGACGAGGCGTGGCTGCGGGTCGACGAGGCGCTGCCCACCGCCCAGGACGGCTCGGAGCTCCTGAACTACTTCCGTACCGCCACCGCGCATCTGCCACAGCTGCTGCGCGACGAGCAGGATCCGGTCCAACTCCTCTTCCCCGAGGGGAGGTTGGAGATCCAGGAGGCCGCCTACACGGAGGGTTTCCTCAACTCCTACCTCAACCGGGTCGCCACCTCCGTGGTCCAGCGGATCGCCCAGGAGCACGCCCCGCGCGGCACCCTGCGCCTGCTCGAAGTGGGCGCGGGCGTGGGCGGCGTGAGCGTCGAGGCGGTGCCCCGGCTGGCCGGCGGCGACTGCTCGTACCTCTTCACCGATGTGTCGCAGTTCTTCCTGAACAAGGCGGCCGAGCGCTTCGCCGACTTCCCCTGGGTGACCTACCAGCTCTTCGACATGAACGAGGAGTACCGCCCGCAGGGCATCGAGCCGAACTCCCTCGACGTGATCCTGTGCGGCAACGTCATGCACTATTCGCGCGACGCCTCGGTGGTCCTCGACCGGATGCGGGAGATGCTCGCGCCGGGCGGCTGGCTCATCTTCATCGAGACGACCCGCGACAACTACCAGATCCTGACGTCGATGGAGTTCCTCTTCGACGCCACAGCGGGCGACTTCGAGGACGTGCGCAAGGGCGCCGACCAGACCTTCGTCACCCGCGACCAGTGGCTGGAGCTGATCGAGGGCGCGGGCGGCGAGACGGTGGTGTGCCTGCCGGGGACCGACGACCCGCTGTCCACCATCGGGATGCACGTCTTCGCCGTCCGCTTCAAGCGGGACCGGGTCCCGACGAACGCCGCCGACGTCCTCGGCCATGTCGCCGAGCGCCTGCCCGAGGAGATGGTTCCGGCCCACCTCCAGCTCGTGGACGCGCTGCCGCTGACCGACAACGGCAAGACGGACCGGCGCGCCCTCGCGTCCTGGCTGCTGCCCCGGGGCGCCGTCGAACAGCGCGCCGCGGGCGGCGGCCTGGTGCCGATGAGCGACCTGGAGCAGCGCGTCCGGGCCGCCTGGTGCACGGTGCTCGGCACGACCGCGGTGGGCCGCGAGGAGACGTTCTACGAGGCCGGAGGGGACTCGCTGCTCGCCGCCCAGGTCGTCGGGGTGCTGCGCGAGGAGGTGGCGGAGGCCAAACACACCTTCTTCGACGAGTTGCTGCGCGAGGTCCTGGGCGGCGCCTCCGTCGCGCGCCTCGCCGCCCTGCTCTCCACCGGAGGGATCGAGGGCGAGCAGATGGCCGCGCAGGAGAGCGCGACACCCCCGCCGGGCGCCTTCCTCGGCGGCGGGGACGACGCGTGGGTGTGGGCGACCTGCGCCGAGGGCTTCGGCACGGCCGAGCGTTACGCCGCGCTGTGTGCCCCGCTGGAGGATGCGGGCCCGCTGCTCGACCTGTCGGCGAACCACCCGCTCACCGACTACGCGGGCACCGCGCCGGACGTGCTCATCGAGCGCGTCGCCCACGACCGGGCCCGGACCCTGCGGGCCACCGGGCACAGCCGCTTCCGGCTCGTGGGCGCCCATGTGGGCGGGGTGCTCGCGGCCGAGACGGCCCGGCTGCTCGCGGAGGGCGGCGCCGAGGTGGACCTCACGGTGATCAGCAGCTATCCGCTGCCCGCCGTCGTCGAGGACGACGCCTTCGCCGAGTACCTCTTCGCCCTCGGCGCCGGGCTCGATCCGATGGCGCTCGGACTGCCGGACGACGCCCTCGCCGGCCCGGCGCTCGCCCACCTCCTCGCGACCACCCCGGGCCGCGTACCCCAGGGCGCTCCGGCCCAACTGGGCGGCGCGCACCGGGAGTTCACCGACGCCTTCGCCCGCTACGCGGCCCGGCCCGAGCAGGAGCGCACCGAGCTGCTGGCCGCCGCGCTCGCCACCGACCCCGCGACCCTCGGCCCGCGCATCACGGCGGGCCGCGCCCTGGCCGACGCGGCGGCCACCCACCACCCGGAGCCGTACACGGGTGATCTGACGCTGGTCGCGCACACCGAGGAGATCGCCCTCTGGCCGACGCTGCGCGCGGACATGACGGCGTGGTGGAGCGCCGGCTGCCTCGGCGAGGTCCGCCGGCTCGACGCCCCGGGCACCCACTTCAGCTGTCTGGCGCCGGGCCGCGCCGCACGCATCGCGGCCCTGCTCGCCGAAGCCCGTACGGACAAGGAGAACCAGGCGTGA